The sequence below is a genomic window from Colletotrichum destructivum chromosome 4, complete sequence.
GCCAAGCCAGCTGCTCGTACGTAGATCTCGCCGACCTCACCGACGCCGCACACGCGGTCGGTGTTTTCGCGGTCCACCACGATCAACTGAACGTCCTTCATTCCTGTGCCGGCGGGAATGACGTTGTCGGGGAATCTCTCCAGGAAGGTagggtcggcggcgacgctgggGACCTCGTAGTAGCTCACTGCTCTTTGCGTTTCGCTAAAAAATTGGGTTTCTCGTTTAGCAAGCGCCCTCGCAGCAGAGGATATCATATCGTAACTTACGTCGTGCCGTACATGTTGACGATATGACAGTTTCTCGCCAACTTCTGAAGGGCCTTGCAGTCTCTCTTGATGAGGATATCACCAACGAAGAATGCATGGTGCAAGGCGGGGAACTCGGCGCTGGCGTTGCTCACGAGGACGTTACCCATGGCCGGGGTCAGATGGGTGACGGTAGCACCGTGCTCTCTCATCCATTCAGCAAGCTTCTCGTGCTGGATGTCCTCCTTGGACGGAACCAAAAGCTGGGCGCCCAGGAAGAGGGGGGTGAAGATGTCTCGCTGGATAGGGTCATGTGCTGTCACGTGTTAATGTATATCAACATTCTGGAACGGGAGGGCTTCCACATACCAATGCCGCTGAGCATGGTGAACTTGTCCTTATCGCTGAGGTTGAAGCGTTCGGCCATCCAGTCGAAGTAGTAGGCCAGGGAGTAGTGTCGGCCAAGAACGCCCTTGGGCTTACCCTCACTACCCGAAGTGAAAGACAGAGTGGGATTCGAGTCCGGACCAACAAGGACATTGGGgccgttctccttgtcgaggccggcgaagatGTCCTTGCCGTTGACCTGGCCACCAACGAGAGTGCCGTCGGCTCGGATCTCGAGGGCGGGGACCTCGGtcttgaggtcgaggttctcggcgATGAAGGTGCGGACCTTGTCTGTCAGCTCACCGGCCTCCTTGGTCGCCTTGTCGATAACGACGAGGGCCCGTGGCCGTGCAACATCGAGGTAGATGTTTTGACCTGCGGGTTGCCACTCAGCATGCTTCACCCGAGCCGAGCAAGGGAAAAGACCTACGGTCAGGGGGGTACGAAGGGTCAATGACACTAAAGGTAGCGCCAGCCTTGAGGATACCAAAGACTGCAACAACGAGATCAACCCCACGGTGAGAATAGCTCCTGGATCGGACGTCAGCATCAACTACATGGCACGGGAAAGATTCCGAGCCGGGAGGACAAACATGACAACATCTCCCCTTTGGACACCAGCGGCGACAAGGTGGTTGGCGAGCAGGTTAGAGGCCTCATCGATCTGGCGGTAGGTGAACTCCCTCCTGGGGGACGTAGAAGAGGCTGTCTCGACGATGCATAGCCTATCGGGGTGCTTCTTGGCATTCTCGGAAAAGATATCCTGGATGGCGCCCCTGAAGGCGGACCAGTGCAGGTCGCTGCCATCATGGATGCGTGTCAGCGCGCGTGCTTCACGATTTAAATGTTGTCGTTATTTTGTTTTTCATCTATCTTTACCTAAACAGGAACTCCGCACTCACCTGGTGGGGTCTGGAAGCTCAGGAGCCAtggcgggggaggggtaCAATTGGCGAGTGAGTtagtgtgtgagagagagagagagaaaggaaaagcTTTCACGGCCCAAAAGTCTCTCTCAATCGATGCACCGCCGGTGAAGAACCTGCAAGGCACACGTCGGTTGGTCGAAGGGTGTGAGATAGGATATCCTTGAGCCTCAAAGAACCGATCGGGAAAAGaaggacgatgacggtgcgGGTTGAAACTGGATAAGATGAAGTTCGATTGAGTCACAGATACAATGGGGGTCGGGCGGGATGTAAGGCGGTGAAAGTTTTGTCAGGTCCAGAATCTGGACGCCGAGGAAAATACCGCCAAACCTTGACCTAATATGAAGCGTTGCATCATTCTAGggacctacctacctatggACAATTTGGATAGGCTGGTAACAGGTAATAATACAGCGCAACTCAATCGCTTTCGCCCTGGAGACGAGTTGACTTGCCGGGTGGTCCCCTGTGGATTCCAATAattttttccctttttttttttcttctcaccCCGTGCTCCTGCCGGTCCAAGTCCGGCATCGGAAATATTTTTGTTCTTGTACCTACcgtcacacacacacacacacacacaatgcACGTCGAGGGTTTTCCAAGCAAGGAGCAAGTGTCATATGCGAACCCCTCGGAAGGCCGAGTCGATCAACCTTGAACATTGGATGAGAACACAGACCATTGCCTGCAGTACATTGTTTTAGGCCGTCTCCACGAGCAGATGCCCTCGTTATCACATGCGTTACGCCCGCCGCTTGTTTGACTCCGTCAGCTCACTGCGTACGGGTCCTGTTGCCGACGTTGGAGAGCCAGCTCCAATGGAGTAAATATTATAGTTACCTCAACAAAGCAAAGTGTAGGGAAGCAGTGTGACAGTTACGATTCTGTTCGTCGCCCCCAACACGTCATTGTGTACAAAAGCCCAATAGTTATGATGGGTAATTCCAGTTCGTCGCCGACACCTGCGTCTTTCGCACGATATACAGCTCCGTTCTCGGCCCCGAGTGCTCCTCCATCGGCGACACgtacgacgacggcggcggcggcggcgaaagCCGTCTCACTGGGCTGATGGGACTGACATTGCTGACCTCATGCGATAGGCTCGAGCCGTGAGCGGGCGGACTCCCAGCATCGCCAGCGCACCGGCCCCGGTCGACACCCCCGACGGCGCAGTCGATGGGACGGGCGACGGGGCCGACGACTCGGTGGCGTTCGCTCGGATGACAAAGCCACGGCTCTGCAATTCGTTGTCGATAAAGCCTTTGTGGTCGTCATTCTTGGTATAGTCAGTCCCGTCGGGTCGACCATCCTCAGCATAAAGTTGAGATTTCCCGCCACCATGTCTACCgtgacgccgtcgccatgcCCTAGATGAACGAGCTGACAGCCACGCCTACATTCTTACCCCAGTGCACGAGACTGAGGGAGTTGTGCGACGCTGTCGGGACCTCCCAGGTACTTTGCGCTTTCTGTCCCAATATATAGGTCGAATTGAGATCCGGGACGGTGCTTCGGCTACCCGTCCAGTCGAGCTCGAAGCTCAGTGGTTCGGTGAAATAGTCTGCCTGTGCAGGGACCACACAGAGAGACAAAAGGCATATGAGCGTAAGAGTGCAATGCGAGGAGGTAGTGCTCAGAGTCCCAAGTTGCTAGCTCAGAGTCAGGTAAGATCAGATTTAGGCAAGAAAGACCTTGTCTTCTTTTACAGTTCCTGTACTCCTGAAAGTTATGTTCTGTGATGCTTGGCAGAACCACGAGGATGGTGTGATTTGTTGGTTGAAATACATCTGTACGGAATTGGGAGGTAGGAAGCCTGCATCAGGGGCCTGATAGTTATTACCCTCACTAGCCACAGAACAAGCTGTGGTACCGGTGTTTTTGTTATCTTATCAGTGACACTTTAGCAGGCAAGCCACTTCAGATCCCAGAAAGTCTCCGGACGCGTTCAGAATATTCAGGGGATCGAAAGACAGCATGACGGATGATACTCTGCACGGCATCTTTGGTTGGCTGATGGATGCCtgcgtctctctctcccccttgCCGGATCCCGACTGTGTCTTCGTCagctcctctcccccccagcTGATTTCCCAAAAAAAAGGGATGAGGAAGAATTGAATTGTCTTCCCCTCCACGATTGCCTGTGCGCGAAcctctcttttttttataACCTTTTGTACCTGTCTCTCACACAAGACGCGATCTTCTAGCTCTTTTTTTCCTAACAGCTagtctttttttcctttcaTCGTTTAGACGTATttcgccgccctcttcctccttcttcctgtCTTCAATCCAATCTCCATCTTCCATTCTCCATTGCCAGCTAATCAATCGTCTTGGCTTTCTTCAGAGCTTCCCTGCCCACATGTCCCACTTCTAGGCTCGACCACTACGACTCGACCGACGGCGGTTCGACCACCCCTCATCGACCCACGATAGCCTCAATTGACCCGTCCCACTCGACCCCAGACTAGACCACATACCGCTCATctctgctcgccgccgctccgTCGGCCAGAACTACCGCTCATCATGCCGAAGCAACGCATGCTTTTCGGCCGTCCCGTCCCCCGCTTCGGCACACGACGCATCTCCCTGCTGCTCGTGAGCATTTCCatcttcgccgtcttctccctcATCTTCACCCTGCCGAGCTCCATCCCCTCTGGCCCGAGCCTGTCAAAGTACACGGATCGCAAGTTCTCGATTCCTTCGGCCCTCAAACACCCCTTTGGCGCCTCGAGCCGCCTCAACCCTTTCAAGTCTCCATCCCACCCGCCCCCGCGCCAGCAGAATGACACCTACGGCGAGTCCTCGTGGTGGGCCGACTGGAAGTGGCTCTCAgtgcccttctcctcctccctgaccctcgacgaggagcgctccctgctgccgcccctcAAGCCGCGCCCGGCGATCTACTGCTACTACGACACCACCATCAAGAAGGACGCCGCCAGCAAGGACGCCGAGAGCGAGCTGCTCCTGCTCTGGCGCCGCGCCTGGTGGGCCCGTGGCTTCaagcccatcatcctcagcgccgccgaggccatgaagAACCCGCTCTACGACGAGCTCCAGCGCAAGGAGATGGACCCTGACCTGAAGACCGACATGATGCGCTGGCTCGCCTGGGACAACATGcgcggcggcctgctcgccTACCACACCACCCTGCCCATGGGCTCCCATGAGgaccccctcctctcttacctccgccgcggcgaaTACCCGGAGCTCACCCGATGGAATAACCTGGGCAGCGGCCTtttcgccggcggcgacaaggaggtcaccgccgccatcaaggccaCCATGGGTGGCTCCAAACTGAAGGACACAAAGGACTTTGTCGACGCCGCTACCGAGGACACCTTCAAGATCGACAACCACCCCAAAGCCATTGCCTACTACGACTCGGCCGTCATCCAGGACAAGTACCccaaggtcgccgaggccatcgccgctgATCGCGCCGGCGGCCTACGGGCTCTCAAGAGCCTCATCAACGGCCACCTGCACACCACCTGGCAGAACGTCTTCTCGGACGGTATCGCCGTCCTCAAGCCCCTGCCGCAGCACATGACGCACATGATCAAGAACGCCTGGGACCTCGCTGGCGACCTCTCCACCTGCCCAGCCGACTCCCCTATGCCCTCATCCTGCCCGCCCAACAACGCAAAGTGCAAGCCCTGCGTCCCCGCGCAGCCCATGCACGTTGCGACCCCTCCCCGCTACCGCAACACCTCGACTCTCTACACCATCGGCACAGTGCCGCATCCGTACACGACCGCCCTCCTTACGAACCTCCAGGACTCGATTGAGATTCCCTGGATCCGCCGCAAGTCGGAGCGCGACTCCTGGCTCAGCGCCGTGACCGCCGAGCTACTGGGcgctggcgtcggcggcgctcCCCGCATTCTCAAGTTCAAGgaagccgtcgccggcgagttCGCCACCGCCCACTCCCTCTGGCTCACGGCGGAGAAGGACCTACCTAAGGACCTCGATTGGCACTTCGGCTTCGCCATCCCCCGCAATGCTACTGATGGCACCTCTGAGACCCCCGTTCCCGGCCCCGAGCGCCGCCCGCAGCCCAAGCACGACCCGGCCGACGGCCCCGTCGCCAGCCCtgacgagctcgacaagGAGCCGCCCTTGCTCAAGAGAGCGCGCGACATGGGCAAGACCAAGGACGCTCGCGAGCTCGCCGTTCGCAGCGCCATCGAAGCGTGGAACCTGGCTGATACAGAGGCGTGGAAGTTCGCGCGGGCCTTCCTGGCCCGCCGCATCGTCGAGCGCAAGGAATGGGAGGACAACGAGAGCCAatacgtcggcggcgtcggcaccgAGAAGGGCCGCCGTACGAGCTGGGGCGGCCGCTGGCTGGACCACAAGGACTAGGCGTGTGGTTGCTGCAATGAGGATAAAGGAAACAACGGCGGAACGGTAAACCATCGCTCCCTCCCCCGGAAACGAAGACCCTGAACGGCAGAGACGATGCTGCCCGGAAATGTTGTAGCATAGGCGTCGCGGGACACGAGCATGTGAGAGTAAGGTGTATTGCGTGTGTACTTTTACGGTTCGGTCGGGCATCAGGAGTTCTTTTTCTCACttattttttcttcttctcttctaGAGTTGAGATCACCCATGTAGATTCCGAATCAAAATAACAAAAAGTTGAAAAGTACGCCTTGACTGGGGTGTAATCCCAATCCTGTCACGGGTAAGAACCAACATGTGCATGAATGTTGGGCTATCAATTCCCGATAGCTAGCCAGTTTCTTGTTGTATACATATATAATCACCGTCTGTTTGTTTCCCCCACCTTACTTCTACTAGGTTTTccatcctttttttttctgtaAAATTTCTGAACCCCGACTGCTACTTCAACCACCTAATCTGATTTCATCCCCTTGGTTCACGGTTTATTCTGATAGTTGGATGAGAAGAATCGTGATGTTGAATTCGCgttggaaaaaaaaagcgACGTGGgactgggagaagaagacgaagaatataaagaaaaaaggagaaaaagaggcAAGTTGAATTGCCTCTTCCCACGCTCCATCACGGGCCCTGGTCGTCCGCCCCCCTCATCACCCATCTTTAACTAGGTAGGCGGGGATGACCGAAAAGCCCGTTCTTCAGGCAGCGCGCGTGTCGCCGCCCATCTCGCCTCCCAACTCCCTGGCACTCGCGCCGTTACGGCCGGCGCCCACAGCCCCGGGCTGCTCGCGGGAAGCTGACGAGAGAAGGCCCCTGGCCTTGGTGCCGTTAATGCCGTTCTTGGtcgtctgctgctgctgctgctgctggccgttGCCGCGGCCCGCGGCTTCGGTGTAGCTCCTGAGGGCGGAgcgggcggcctcgacgacgtgctcggcggccttAAGGGCATCTCTCAGCGCCTGGGCCGTGGGATCGCTGTCGTTTCCAGACGGGATCCCGGCGTCGcggtcctcgaggagctcgcggATATGGCCGTTGAGCCAgaggccctcgagctgggcgcGGGGCATGTCGCGCGCGCCGCCAATCGTGCCGCGGCACGACGGGGTGCCGCAGAAGCAGTCAAAGGGCTGGGCCATGTGCCACTCGGTGGAGGGGTAGAAGAACTGTGTGGCATCGCGTGAGCACGGGAGGTTCGCACCTTGATTTCATCGCTGGgtgttggggggggggggggggggaaggggggttcGAGGGGCATGTTGACTTACGGTCAATTCATCGCCGGGCTGGAGTCCTTTCGGGCCAGCCAGGACATTAAAGTTGCCTGTGTCGAAAATCTAAAAATAGCACCTGTCAATCTCACGTTTCCAAGGGTTACCCTGAACCCTGGCGGCGGCCCATGGGGTAAACACAGATTACAGAGTAGTGTGTTAGATTGGCTTCTGGCGGCAAGGACTGACAAGAGACGGTTCGCACGAATGGTTGATGTACAACAGGTCACTGTTGAGGTTCAGGTGCTTGTCCTTTCCGCACTGGACGGTGGCATATGTGGGctcgtcggccaggtcgcAGGGCGGGAACGACATCTTTGCGAAGACGGCAAAGGGCGGCAGAGACACCTTGGAGAAGCTCTTGGTGAGAAACTCGGTCTCGCTCGCCTTGACGACCTCCTGGACGTCCGGGTGGGACGGCTGGGTCCAATGGGGCGTGAGGGGTGCCATTGTGAGGATTCGGTTCGAGATTGGAAACGTCGTCTCGTCTAGATGCTAGGCAGGGTACGGTCGGACGGGGTTCCTGATTGCTGGCTTAGCTCGTCGTCACATGTTGAAAGCAGGCGGGACTCGGCTTACGTTTGGGGGTATCTGGTCCGAGGCGCGGGATTGGGAGATGAATGGAAAATAAATGGGGAGCGTTGTTCTCCAAAGTTCAACGTGGTATCACAGGGTGGTTATGCCGCTGGTGTGGTGTTGGTGTACACTAGATggtggaagagggagagggaaagcGTCCAAGATCAGACCGAATCAAGAGCATGGAAGACCGTCAGTTCTTGTACAAGAGGAGGGGTAATCTGTCTGACACCAACATGTGCCGAGCGATCCAAGGTTGCCCAAGGCTTCACAAGCTCTTTTCTGGCCGCGGCAGCCCAGTCAGAGGGGCTCAGTCGCTGCCGGATCGCTCATCAGTCGCCCGCCTCACATGCATTTCCATTTGTGCATATCCCATTGTGGGGGACTGCCGTGCCCGTACTACACACTACTTCTTCTCGCGCCACAGGTGCAAGGGTAGCGGATCAAGGGATAGATGGTCAGTCAGTAGTGTAGGCTCAAAGACTCAGAGAAGGCCGGTTCAACAAGTGCAGTGCAGAAGCACCGCTGGTGAAATACCGTCCAAAGCATTGGCAAGGCCGTCCCGGGCGCCCCGTCCGGTTGTTGCGGTAAAAAGGGAGGCTCCCGGAGCAGTTGGCCAATGGCTGAGGGCTCGGCGACGGATCCGGTCAGAGGCGGTCCCTCGCAAGCCCCTGAAGGTGCAGAACAAGTAGCAAACTCGCAGTCCGACTAGACCACGGCCAGCCTAGCTGCAAGTCATGATACAGGTCCAGCACGGGGTGTGGCTTGGGAGGTTGGTGGGTTGGATGACGGGAACGAGGGGGGTTCATCACCACGGTGTACCCTGTTTGCCTGTTCCAGAGAGTCTTCTCCGGATACCCCTCATTTAGCCCGGTTTCTGCCCCTCTTTTGACAGACAATCGCGGACCTTCTGGGGCGTGGGCAGGGACCGTCGGTGGAAGCGTTCAAACACTGTCAGTCTTCAAGGATCCAGGGTTTGGAGGGGCAGCGAGCGGGTTTCCGGCTTGTaacaccaccaaccaccaGGCTCGGCTCAgcccccttttctctctctccgtccgCGTCTCTCTCCACGTCGCTCTCCTTCCCTGTCATTCTCTCgctctgtctgtctctcttaCATTAGCATTGCTGCTTAAGCCCGACAACCGAGGCTGATGGATGGCTAGCCGGAATAATAGGACACTTCAAAGTGTATGACGTCAAGTCTTTTCCCACTCACGATGAGCATATCCGTTACATTGGGGGTCGCCGTGTGGTTGAGTCCTTTGCCTCGGGCTGGAGGAACGGCAAGCCGCTCAAGGTGACCATGGTGACCAGCACCAGCGTCCCCGCACGACCGAAGAGGCTGGGTTGTCTTTTTGACTTTGTCTGTGTTGAATGTCGCCTTGGCTTTCCTTGCGTGGCCTCCGTATCTCGTCGGTACGTGTTTGCCCTCTGTAAAGGTGCAACTCAACGCCGCGTACGAACGCCGCGTACGTACAAGTATGGTACCCATCACTCGCCTTCGTTTCGACTGTCTGGGCGCTGCCGTCTTTGGTAAAGTTATAATCCTGGACTTGTGGTTTGGGCCGCGCAGACAGCCAAGCGAGTATTCCCCATTTGGGCATGCTCCTGAGAGAAAGTCCCCTATTCTGCATTCTGTCGTCTTGGCCTCTACTTGTCGTCCAAGCTTCAATAACAGGAGGCTATTCATCTCAGAGCGGTTAACCACCAACCAGATGCGACGGTCCCCGTCCACCGCTCGGGCCGCCCTGACATCCCACCTTCGCATGTTGTCTCAATGGCAGAACCAGCTCATTGCGgatcgacaacgacgacaataATCCATTCGACTATCGGCTTGTCTGTGGAATTAATGGGGAAACCTCGCGAAACAAGCATCAGTGTTCCCATCAGACGGGGCCACCAGAGCTAAAGCTGCAAACGGAAACGTCATGCTCACTCTGGCGCACCGAGATAGAGTCGGGAGGTGACAGCCATGGCCGGACGGCCTTTGGACATGTCCAGCGCCCGGAACGGAGCCGCTCGGTGCTCCCTTCGGTTCAACTTCCGTATGCAAGGTCCGCCGCATCGGGGTTCGAGTCCTGCCACAACAAGGACATTTCAAACACTCACCCTGTCCCTCTCTCCAATGGCCGTCCAACAAAAGCCACAGTGCCGGTTTCATCCACTCTGTTCTTCTCAGTACCCGGCATAGCTGATGAGGTGAGGAAAAGAGGGCTCGTACTAGTGAGCGAGCCCATGCTACGTATTCTTCCCTTTCAGAAAGTAGTCATCCCGTCTAGGGGTCGGCCGGCCGCCCAGTCGCAACCAGGGTCCCTGTCGTCCTCTCCATGGCCCTGTCGTTTCAGGATGCAAAAGTTTGGAGACAAGCTCCAGTCGATGGGCATCAATGGCGAACACCAACCACCGGCAAGGCGGGAGGAGTCAGAACGACCTGTTCTTCGAGACTTCCCCTGTCGACGCCCAACGTGCGAGGGCCCCGCACAAGTCGATCTGCCGCTCACCGAACCCAACCCTCTTGACGGCTAGCCCGGCGAGCCGAAGAAATGTGTTGACCATATGATATCATTGGAACGATAGAGCAGGACGGGCTACAGATGAAGCGCGTGCGCAGCCTCAGTGATCCTCGTGGACACCCTCGTCGATACGCCAACTGGGCCAACTGCCCTGTCGTTCCGCAGCCGTCCTAAATCCGGttggcatcgccgtcgtcagccgGACGTCCCAAGTATGTTTGGGATCCCTGCCAGTAcccatggccttgggcgATATTCCCCTACTGTGTAGTGTATCACAGAAAAGTGTGACACACCAAAGCCTGTGCGCCATCAATAACCTGTAGGCTTCAGGACGAGCTTTTCATATTGGCAGAGAAGAAaacaaagaagaaaaacaatGAGTGACTCCCTGAGAGGCGCcctttgccgccgcccacctATGCGCGTCTGCTCATCCACCCTCGCTGCCTCGCAACCACTCAGTTGCTCTCGCTGATCAGACTACCAGGTTTCCGTTGCTGTGGTCCACGTGCCCCTTCGGCAAACAACCCCATAGGATAACCAAAGAAAGTATAACATTGTCTCCGCCATCGAGCTGTCTTGGGTCGTCTTGGGAGGTATTCGAAGGAGCCTGTATGCTCCGCACCTTATCCCTCCCGTCGCTCGAGCATCCTGGCGGCTTGAGGGCGGGGTGGGGTTGCATGGCGACGCAAGGCAGGGCCCGGAGGAAGCTTTCCAAAAGAAAAGACGTAAAAGGCCGGCAGGCCGGATCGATACGTTCGGTTCTTGCCCGGGTTGtctacctctctctctctctctcgctctctctctctctctctctctctcattcccGACGTTATCTTCTTCAGTTATTCTGTTCGCCGCGAGCCATCTATTTGCTCGCACTTCGACCCTCCGCTTTGGCATCTCTTTACCCGTATCAATCCAGGGTATCGTAGAAGCCCACTCCTCCTGTTTTCGGCAGCAAACCCCATCCATGAGccagctcagcctcagcCGACTCGTCGAATACAAAATGCAATCGACCATTGTCTTGTCCCCGTCGACAGAGAGCCACAAGCCGCATCCCAAGCCTCAGCCCGATCCTCCCGTGCCCGTTCCCGATAACCCAGACGATCGGCGCAATGCTTGAGCTTGGGGCTTTAAAAAACGTCGGAAAGCCGGCCATGCTCCAAGAGCTGTTCGAATGTTGTTGGATCTCGGTTCCCACTCCTGCACCTCATTTTGGCCCACGGCTCTGTCTGTTGGGCATTTCAACGGAAGGCGCAAAGAAGCTGGGCAACATACCAGCTCGGGTAAAAGCAGAAACGCCAAGGGAAGGGACTCATTGGTCAACCTGGTGTGTACTATGCGCAAATGGGATCGGATCTCATGGGTGGTCCGCCTCGGTCTTGGCTTAAATCGCATCTTGATCCTGCCCTGGCTGATGAAAGGACGAAATAGATAGCCGGTGGGGGGTACGTTTTGACCAGAAGTGTCCAGGCTTTTATTTTTGCTTTTTGTTGAATGATTCCAGTATCGTCGCTGCCAGTCTTCCGTCCGACCTGAGATTTCTGCAGCTTCAGCGTTTGACGAGCTGGGTTTTCATCGGTTGGTATTTCTTTGGCCTGAACTTGGGTTGTGCTTGAACATTAGAAGAGTTCTTTGAGGGAGCCAAAATACCCGTTCCTTCCAGCATGTGCGAGCAGAAAGGAAGGGGAtaagggggggagggggggtttccGGCTAGTGGTATGTTGGCAGGTCCGGCTTTGTATTGTTATATGTCGTCATGTCCGTATGGTACAGAAGATGGGCATGAGCCTGAATGTGGTTCAGTATAATGGTTTATTTGCGTCATACACGAATGGGAAATAGGGGAGTATACCTAGTCATGAGCAAGCAAGACTGTAGAGTTGAAGATGgcaggcacacacacacatacacctGCGCAGAGTAGTTTGTGGTTGGTCTTGTTGCTGCGGCAATGACAATcagcttgatgctgctgtCATAGATAGTCCTATGTTCTCAGCCACCACCTTCTCCATATGCTTCTATCCAATCAATTACAAATCTAAATCAACAGTTTGCCCTGAGTATAGTGATGCAACACAACCATGAAGCAATGCCATAAGTGCTCTATCTTTCCAAATTGCCAAATACTCTCTGTCACCATTGACCCTATTGGAATAGAGGTGACAGTAAGGACACCTCAGGGTATACATACTTGCTTCCTTAGAGAAAACATAATGTTCATCTACTCGTTGAAAGCTACTTCTGGGGGCTCTTTAATAGACACAGTCAAGTGCAAGGCTAAAAGGACGTCA
It includes:
- a CDS encoding Putative Post-SET domain, SET domain superfamily protein; this encodes MAPLTPHWTQPSHPDVQEVVKASETEFLTKSFSKVSLPPFAVFAKMSFPPCDLADEPTYATVQCGKDKHLNLNSDLLYINHSCEPSLIFDTGNFNVLAGPKGLQPGDELTFFYPSTEWHMAQPFDCFCGTPSCRGTIGGARDMPRAQLEGLWLNGHIRELLEDRDAGIPSGNDSDPTAQALRDALKAAEHVVEAARSALRSYTEAAGRGNGQQQQQQQTTKNGINGTKARGLLSSASREQPGAVGAGRNGASARELGGEMGGDTRAA